In one Aquificaceae bacterium genomic region, the following are encoded:
- a CDS encoding TolC family protein, with translation MIALMILFLCGLSFSQEVITLDYKKVYELALKNNRELQRLRHQINALDIDYQLAQKYYLPVIYAGASLLYDFDKRDTKTDVNLTVISTLYEFQRTKSRIELSKIRRDVAQLMLQQLNMDIQLRIIRLFVEAHLYRKLTEVKREEMAIAYVRFDRARERRELGLATDHEVFRLESIYREKRAELFYAQHMYNHTLLQIKELAGIPYETLIQLEDLPSKNLERLLEPFPELMKEALQRNTSLRVKDLELKGYEEDIRVAKQVISPRLNLRISTDRSGIELFTPIYDAGRQYRVDYFSSLKRSAQAERESIEANIRLIFSSAPYEWEFLKARLTEALTKDRYAEENLTLRRSEYELELAFDLGYAMAEKSEAERQVMEARYRLILFWAKLLSLAGHEPFRVLE, from the coding sequence ATGATAGCCCTGATGATACTCTTCTTATGTGGTCTTTCCTTCTCTCAGGAAGTAATAACCCTTGATTACAAAAAGGTGTATGAGCTTGCACTCAAAAACAACAGGGAGCTTCAGAGGCTAAGGCATCAGATAAATGCCCTTGACATAGACTATCAGCTGGCACAGAAATACTACCTTCCAGTAATCTACGCCGGAGCATCTCTGCTCTATGACTTTGATAAGAGGGACACAAAGACAGATGTGAACCTTACAGTAATAAGCACCCTCTACGAGTTCCAGCGGACAAAGTCAAGGATAGAGCTCTCAAAAATAAGGAGAGATGTGGCACAGCTTATGCTACAGCAACTAAACATGGATATACAGCTGAGGATAATAAGGCTCTTTGTAGAAGCCCATCTATACAGGAAACTTACCGAAGTAAAGAGGGAAGAGATGGCAATAGCCTATGTGCGTTTCGACAGGGCGAGGGAGAGAAGGGAACTAGGGCTCGCCACAGACCACGAAGTTTTCAGGCTTGAAAGCATCTACAGGGAAAAGAGGGCAGAACTCTTCTATGCACAGCATATGTATAACCATACCCTTCTTCAGATAAAGGAGCTTGCGGGCATACCTTACGAAACATTAATTCAACTTGAGGACCTTCCCTCAAAGAATTTGGAAAGGCTCTTGGAACCTTTCCCGGAACTAATGAAGGAGGCGCTCCAGAGAAACACGAGCCTGAGAGTAAAGGACTTAGAGCTTAAAGGTTATGAAGAAGACATAAGAGTTGCAAAACAGGTAATATCACCAAGGCTTAACCTGAGAATATCCACAGACAGGAGCGGGATTGAGCTTTTCACACCCATCTACGACGCAGGCAGGCAATACAGAGTTGACTATTTTTCCTCACTGAAGAGGTCTGCCCAGGCTGAAAGAGAGAGCATTGAGGCAAACATTAGGCTGATATTTTCCTCCGCACCCTACGAGTGGGAGTTCCTCAAAGCCAGACTTACCGAAGCTCTCACAAAGGACAGGTATGCTGAGGAGAACCTTACCCTTAGAAGGTCTGAATACGAGCTGGAGCTTGCCTTTGACCTTGGCTATGCCATGGCAGAGAAAAGCGAGGCGGAAAGACAGGTTATGGAAGCCCGCTACAGATTGATACTCTTCTGGGCAAAGCTCCTGAGCCTTGCGGGGCATGAGCCCTTCAGGGTTCTGGAGTAA
- a CDS encoding cytochrome c biogenesis protein CcdA produces the protein MNEVSLFIAFTAGLLSFLSPCVLPIIPGYISYISGIGAQEIRERGGFSQKAFIASVLFVVGFSVVFTLMGATATGIGGLLREYQDYIARIGGGLVVFFGLHFAGVLLRPNFLKELAGVSALILALFFLGIMPQKILFDLLGIILIVAFLYFFGLHETLYRQLRREMKGSVSGFGALLVGMLFAFGWSPCIGPVLGSILLYASQQETALQGASLLFAYSMGMGIPFLVAGGLLSAFLGFVKSFGKFFGIVEVVGGVLLVLLGLLLTTGKLAEISLLLGA, from the coding sequence ATGAATGAAGTATCTCTCTTTATAGCCTTTACCGCAGGACTGCTATCTTTTCTTTCTCCCTGCGTTCTGCCCATAATCCCAGGGTATATATCTTACATATCAGGTATTGGAGCACAGGAAATAAGGGAAAGAGGTGGCTTTAGCCAGAAAGCATTTATTGCCTCTGTCCTTTTTGTTGTGGGCTTTTCTGTTGTTTTTACGCTGATGGGAGCAACCGCCACGGGTATAGGCGGGCTGCTGAGAGAGTATCAGGATTACATAGCAAGGATTGGAGGTGGTCTTGTAGTGTTCTTTGGTCTGCACTTTGCAGGGGTTTTGCTGAGACCAAACTTTCTGAAAGAGCTCGCAGGCGTGTCTGCCCTCATACTTGCCCTGTTCTTTCTTGGTATAATGCCTCAAAAAATTCTCTTTGACCTTCTTGGTATTATACTGATAGTTGCCTTTCTTTACTTCTTTGGACTACATGAAACACTATACAGACAGCTCAGAAGGGAAATGAAAGGCAGTGTTTCTGGCTTTGGTGCCCTTCTCGTGGGGATGCTCTTTGCCTTTGGATGGAGTCCATGCATAGGTCCGGTGCTTGGCTCAATCCTGCTCTACGCAAGCCAGCAGGAAACTGCACTTCAGGGTGCAAGCCTGCTCTTTGCCTACTCCATGGGTATGGGTATTCCATTCCTTGTTGCTGGCGGTCTTCTCTCAGCCTTTCTTGGTTTTGTAAAAAGCTTTGGAAAGTTTTTCGGTATAGTGGAGGTTGTGGGTGGAGTGCTTCTTGTGCTTCTGGGCCTTTTGCTCACTACTGGCAAGCTGGCGGAGATATCCCTTCTGTTGGGTGCTTAG
- the hisH gene encoding imidazole glycerol phosphate synthase subunit HisH codes for MLLLVDYGMGNLRSVSKALEKVGFSVKISSEPEDVKSADILVLPGVGAFRDAMENLRRLGLLKEILRHIEKGKPYMGICLGLQLLFERSYEFGETEGFGVLEGEVVLLPTKVKVPHIGWNQLWKRKHSDILEGIREGEYFYFVHSYHVLPRRSDVVLTTTDYGVDFVSSVEYANIFAVQFHPEKSQKAGLRLLENFRRRFYG; via the coding sequence ATGCTCCTTCTCGTTGACTACGGAATGGGAAACCTCAGGAGCGTTTCAAAAGCCCTTGAAAAGGTGGGCTTTAGCGTTAAGATAAGCTCGGAGCCTGAGGATGTAAAAAGTGCGGACATTCTCGTCCTTCCGGGGGTGGGTGCCTTCAGGGATGCTATGGAAAACCTCAGAAGGCTTGGGCTTCTGAAGGAAATACTCAGGCACATAGAGAAGGGAAAGCCCTACATGGGCATATGCCTTGGACTTCAGCTACTCTTTGAGAGAAGCTACGAGTTTGGAGAGACTGAGGGCTTTGGGGTTCTTGAGGGTGAGGTAGTTCTTCTGCCCACAAAGGTCAAGGTGCCACACATAGGATGGAATCAGCTCTGGAAAAGGAAGCACTCTGATATACTTGAGGGTATAAGAGAAGGAGAATACTTTTACTTTGTTCATTCATACCATGTTTTACCAAGAAGGAGTGATGTGGTGCTCACCACTACCGATTACGGTGTTGACTTTGTCTCCTCCGTGGAGTATGCAAACATCTTTGCAGTCCAGTTTCATCCAGAAAAAAGTCAGAAGGCAGGGCTAAGGCTTCTTGAAAACTTCAGAAGGAGATTTTATGGCTAG
- the pyrF gene encoding orotidine-5'-phosphate decarboxylase — protein sequence MARLCVALDTNLQQAKDLVKALRGYPVIFKVGYKLFICHHRAITDSIKEEGFELFLDLKLHDIPNTVKEGVLSAKDLGADYLTLHASSGRQALRSAVEVKGRLKLLGVTLLTSLGEEDFRDIGLCRSREEQVLQMAELALDEGLDGIVCSGKEVGYLKEKILKPFLAVVPGVRLEGEPAEDQKRVVSLEEALQAGADIIVMGRSILRADNPVKRVDEILLRLT from the coding sequence ATGGCTAGGCTGTGCGTGGCTCTCGATACAAACCTTCAGCAGGCTAAAGACCTTGTAAAGGCTCTCAGGGGCTATCCGGTTATCTTCAAGGTAGGCTACAAACTCTTCATCTGCCATCACAGGGCCATAACGGACAGCATAAAGGAGGAGGGCTTTGAGCTCTTCCTTGACCTCAAGCTACACGATATTCCCAACACTGTAAAGGAAGGGGTCCTCTCTGCAAAGGACCTGGGTGCAGACTATCTGACCCTTCATGCCTCCTCTGGCAGGCAGGCTCTCAGGTCTGCAGTGGAGGTAAAAGGGAGGCTGAAACTGCTCGGGGTAACACTGTTGACGAGCCTTGGGGAAGAGGATTTCAGGGACATTGGACTTTGCAGGAGCAGAGAGGAGCAGGTCTTGCAAATGGCAGAGCTTGCCCTCGATGAAGGTCTTGATGGAATAGTCTGTTCTGGTAAGGAGGTAGGCTATCTCAAGGAAAAGATACTCAAACCTTTTCTTGCGGTTGTGCCCGGTGTGAGGCTTGAGGGCGAGCCTGCCGAGGACCAGAAGAGGGTGGTAAGCCTTGAAGAGGCCCTGCAGGCTGGTGCTGACATTATAGTTATGGGAAGGAGCATACTGAGGGCGGACAACCCGGTGAAGAGGGTTGACGAAATACTTCTCAGGCTCACATAG
- the queC gene encoding 7-cyano-7-deazaguanine synthase QueC, which produces MKKVIVLLSGGMDSATLLWLCRKEFEEVYALSFDYGQRHRVELKYAEELGWLAGVREHIIVEVPHYRLIKGSALLEGGPEVPRGEYTQEVPATNVPMRNLVFLAIASSFADSLGIEHIAIGVHALDTPYPDCRPEFIAAMESAINAGSAHVAKTRRRIHVYAPFLGMSKADIARLGKELGVPFEKTYSCYMGTEPPCGVCATCLQREEALRLAGVLC; this is translated from the coding sequence ATGAAAAAGGTTATAGTTCTCCTGTCTGGTGGGATGGACAGTGCCACACTCCTGTGGCTGTGCAGAAAGGAGTTTGAAGAGGTCTATGCCCTTTCTTTTGACTACGGACAGAGACACAGGGTAGAGCTCAAATACGCAGAGGAGCTGGGATGGCTTGCAGGGGTGAGGGAGCATATCATCGTAGAAGTGCCCCACTACAGACTGATAAAGGGTTCAGCCCTGCTTGAGGGAGGACCCGAGGTGCCGAGAGGAGAATACACTCAAGAGGTGCCCGCCACTAACGTGCCCATGAGAAATCTGGTCTTTCTCGCTATTGCCAGCTCTTTTGCCGACAGCCTTGGGATAGAGCACATAGCCATAGGGGTGCATGCTCTTGACACCCCCTATCCCGACTGCAGACCGGAGTTTATAGCTGCCATGGAATCAGCCATAAACGCAGGCTCAGCCCATGTGGCAAAGACAAGGAGAAGAATTCATGTATACGCACCCTTTCTGGGAATGAGCAAAGCAGACATAGCAAGGCTTGGAAAAGAGCTTGGAGTTCCCTTTGAAAAGACCTACTCCTGCTACATGGGAACGGAGCCGCCCTGCGGGGTCTGTGCCACATGCCTGCAGAGGGAAGAGGCTTTGAGACTGGCAGGTGTGCTCTGCTAA